The window AATGCGTGTGGGGTACAGGCCCGGCTAACTCGTTTCACCACAGCACCCCAGGCAAAGGGGTTACAACGgttttttccttgttcatGCAGTGGACAAGGAACACCGCTAGTTGACCAGTGGGTATAAAGCTATATGTGATAGGCGGTGACTTTCCTCCGCCCCTTGCCTGTCCTCAATCCTTCCAGATCTCAATTCTCTGGCCATCCATCAAATCTTAATTGTTCGATATCACATTTTCTTGACATCTGCCTGTCTCACAGCCTCCACCGTTGCCGGAGATCTTATCTTATCTCACTACCATGTCTGAGTTCATCATCAATGACGAGGATTTGAGCAgcctcaagggcaaggtCGTTGTCCTCACAGGTACGATCAATTCACCTCCTTGAGCTATTTTGCTGTTGTAATGTCTCTTGTCTCGAGCTGACCATCCTACCTTCTATAGGCGGCTCATCAGGTATTGGCCTGGCCACAgttaagctgctgctctcattgGGAGCATCAGTAGTCAGCGGCGATGTCAACCCGCCACCGGCCTCTGAGTCGGCAGAAACACCTGCCTTCCTGTTTGTGAAGACCAACGTGGCCAGCTGGAATGACCTGACCGTGCTGTTCAAGAAAGCCAAGGAGCACTTTGGTCGCATCGATTGCATCTTTGCCAATGCCGGTATCGGCCCCCGTGCCAACTACTTGGCTCTTGAGACAGATGAGCAGGGCAACCTGAAGGAGCCCTCACACGAACTCATGGATATTGGCTTGAGAGGCCTTATCAACACAGCTTCTCTGGCCGTTCACTACATGAAGGAGCAACCTGAAGGCGGCAGCATTGTTCTCATGGGATCCAGCACCGGTCTACAGCCCCTTCGAGCTATCGATTACTGTGAGTAAAGAGCAAAGCACTATGTCTTTGGTAGAAGTCTCATTATACTGACCGAATCATGTAGCCGCGGCCAAGCATGGCGTCCTCGGTTTTGGCAGAGGCCTTGCACGGGTTGCAGAAGTTGCGGGAGTTCCTATTCGCATCAACACTCTGATGCCATCATGGACGACAAGCAACGTTCTCCCAGACTTGGAGGGCCTCATGAGAGGCATCTCACACGTGCCGCAACCCGCTTTGGTGGTTGCACGCGCTGCGGCTTATCTCATGGTTGATGGCTCCAGACAGGGCACCGTGGTTTATGTTGCAGATGGAAAGTACAAGGACATCGAGAAGACTATTCTCTTGCCTGCGTACGATGCCATTAAGGGAGAGGGAAATCCAAGCGATGACGACGTCCTCAAGCGTCTTCTGGAGCTGCCTGCCAACTAATCTGATAGGAGTTGGTGATTTGGTGCCGAAAGAGAGCTGgatattttttatttagaCTGTATAGCAAGCAAGCTGGCATTTTTTGCTCGATACCGCCAAATGTTGTAGATAATTTGCTCAGGTTTTATTCATACAATCTCAGGAGGCAGTTTTCAGATCTCAACGGCTTTGCCTGATAGCAAAGCCATCCGTCGGTTGTGTAAGGCTGTGCAATTGTCCGTGTATTGAGGTTGCGTTTGGGTGGTAAATCCGCTCGGATCTCGCATCCATTGTTCATACTGAGCAGAATAGCCCCTGTGGTTTGTAAATCGgcttcggcctcggcgcTTTAACGGTGATTTCAGGGTAGGTTCTCGCTTCAGCTCCCACGTTACATGGACATTTTCAGGCCTAGTCAGAGTTATAAGCCGACAATATGAAGGAGAAAGTTGTGACCAGCTTTTCTCATATCTGGCCTTTCGTTCCTGGGGCTAGGGAGAAGAACCCTTTTTAATGCTCCAATTATCGTATCC is drawn from Trichoderma atroviride chromosome 7, complete sequence and contains these coding sequences:
- a CDS encoding uncharacterized protein (EggNog:ENOG41): MSEFIINDEDLSSLKGKVVVLTGGSSGIGLATVKLLLSLGASVVSGDVNPPPASESAETPAFLFVKTNVASWNDLTVLFKKAKEHFGRIDCIFANAGIGPRANYLALETDEQGNLKEPSHELMDIGLRGLINTASLAVHYMKEQPEGGSIVLMGSSTGLQPLRAIDYSAAKHGVLGFGRGLARVAEVAGVPIRINTLMPSWTTSNVLPDLEGLMRGISHVPQPALVVARAAAYLMVDGSRQGTVVYVADGKYKDIEKTILLPAYDAIKGEGNPSDDDVLKRLLELPAN